Proteins encoded together in one Quercus lobata isolate SW786 chromosome 3, ValleyOak3.0 Primary Assembly, whole genome shotgun sequence window:
- the LOC115982270 gene encoding uncharacterized protein LOC115982270: MEAAKQRVRAAAARKKEEEKAKGKEGASTPHSSLKSSVKRKADGKDDPPSKKVAVSAGDVPSTKSPPKSGHGAGKGVMTSSGPVIEGPRCLLTHKDYAVEGVESLIKQTDLDPCAQLGTEDLGASAFFDIARALVRVKALQDRCVAKEGVVSRVRRHNANLMDQQAQYKEAVRLLNSELKDVKEKLGEAEGQQKKLEEEVSSLRAQVETAGTDAVQKFKTTQSFIDSCADYYGTGFDDCLKQVASAYPELDLSGITMDASVPMTPARETVADKGDGPLSLDSLLNDAGVILAQPAVTIPAESSDAAQIAKDKADRVSKDVPAT; this comes from the exons ATGGAAGCTGCGAAGCAAAGGGTGAGGGCCGCTGCAGCCcgtaagaaggaggaggagaaagctAAGGGAAAAGAAGGAGCGTCAACCCCTCATTCCTCTTTGAAGAGTTCAGTTAAGAGGAAGGCTGACGGAAAGGACGATCCCCCTTCTAAGAAGGTAGCTGTCAGTGCTGGGGATGTGCCTTCCACGAAGTCGCCTCCCAAGTCTGGTCACGGTGCTGGGAAAGGAGTGATGACCTCTTCCGGTCCCGTCATTGAGGGACCCCGTTGCTTGCTGACCCACAAGGATTATGCTGTTGAGGGGGTAGAATCCCTCATAAAACAGACGGATCTGGACCCTTGTGCTCAGCTAGGGACGGAAGACCTGGGGGCGTCAGCTTTCTTTGACATAGCACGG GCcttggttcgtgtaaaagcaCTTCAAGACCGGTGCGTGGCCAAAGAAGGCGTCGTTTCTCGGGTTAGGAGGCATAACGCCAATCTGATGGATCAGCAAGCGCAATATAAGGAGGCCGTCCGTCTCTTAAACTCAGAGCTGAAGGATGTAAAGGAGAAGTTGGGGGAGGCTGAGGGTCAGCAGAAGAAGCTTGAGGAGGAGGTTTCATCCTTACGTGCACAAGTAGAGACGGCTGGGACTGACGCGGTCCAAAAATTCAAGACAACCCAGTCATTTATTGATTCCTGCGCTGATTATTACGGCACAGGTTTCGACGATTGTCTGAAGCAGGTAGCGTCAGCTTATCCAGAGTTGGATCTATCCGGAATTACCATGGATGCCTCCGTGCCGATGACTCCTGCTCGTGAAACTGTTGCTGACAAAGGTGACGGACCCCTTAGTTTGGACTCTTTGCTTAATGATGCCGGAGTTATTTTGGCTCAGCCAGCCGTCACTATCCCTGCCGAGTCTTCAGATGCGGCGCAAATTGCCAAGGATAAAGCTGACAGGGTCTCCAAGGATGTTCCTGCCACTTAA